The Bicyclus anynana chromosome 4, ilBicAnyn1.1, whole genome shotgun sequence genome window below encodes:
- the LOC112053467 gene encoding nuclear hormone receptor FTZ-F1 beta — MMSKSEGEAVKVEGGHVSVTTISMSGPETSNGRFSYSSSGVRISVSSEPHDEDSTDAEISKIDFTQHQYEVNMRNKKKRSSSGQCEAAEQERPMSWEGELSDSEMVIDTSVNNDENSSSLDLQSSRDSIDTLRNVTIKTEPLKSEAFQSLDDQRVLDLKYTVPLQSHQRSLSMNRISVLTDNASLTLARRPSSPTSSAKSIHSEYDTPLPQNPNIEVQNLTIKKETQLSELKCEPSVSMDKLLGLHGSPLLGRLPRVQSSASTDSAVHSMYTHSVYSSPSASPRPSRHYTPSLSRNNSDASHSSCYSYSSEFSPTHSPVQSRHPHVVYREAAVFPASPAHDEDADAADERLHHHQGISRQQLINSPCPICGDKISGFHYGIFSCESCKGFFKRTVQNRKNYMCLRGGNCPVTVATRKKCPACRFDKCLGCGMKLEAIREDRTRGGRSTYQCSYTLSGAASTGSLLSAHAPTTLRHASSLTCVNGPGSYSSRGESSNSRLTPDIPPLLQEIMDVEHLWQYNESELSRMSKSSGSPSANPLLAASGITAQNSSADFLADLCNIADHRLYKIVKWCKSLPLFKNISIDDQICLLINSWCELLVLSCCYRGVSTPGEVRVGGGRGITLHQSAKYGLTPCIERMLSFTDHLRRLRVDRYEYVALKVIVLLTSDAPELREAEKVRASQEKALAALQAYTAAHSPDTPAKFGELLLRIPELQRTCQFFMQVGKEMLNPANKGKDGEGPSFNLLMELLRGDH, encoded by the exons ATGATGTCGAAGAGCGAGGGGGAGGCCGTGAAAGTCGAGGGGGGGCATGTCTCCGTCACAACCATAAGCATGTCGGGCCCAGAGACAAGCAATG GTCGTTTCTCGTACAGCTCGAGCGGCGTACGCATCAGCGTATCATCCGAGCCCCACGATGAAGATTCCACAGATGCCGAAATTTCGAAAATAGACTTCACACAGCATCAGTATGAG GTAAACATGCGCAACAAGAAGAAACGCTCGTCGAGCGGGCAGTGCGAGGCGGCGGAGCAGGAGCGACCTATGTCGTGGGAAGGCGAGCTATCGGACTCGGAGATGGTCATCGATACCAGCGTCAATAACG ATGAAAACAGCAGTTCCCTCGATCTGCAGTCATCACGGGACTCCATAGACACGCTCCGCAACGTCACCATAAAGACCGAGCCGCTAAAGTCTGAGGCCTTCCAGAGTTTGGACGACCAGCGGGTCCTGGACCTCAAGTATACGGTTCCATTGCAGTCGCACCAGCGGAGTCTTAGTATGAACAGG ATATCAGTCCTAACAGACAACGCGTCGCTGACTCTCGCAAGGCGGCCATCTTCCCCCACCAGCAGTGCCAAATCAATCCACTCCGAGTACGATACGCCTTTGCCGCAAAATCCAAACATCGAAGTTCAGAACTTGACCATCAAAAAGGAGACGCAGCTCTCTG AGCTGAAGTGCGAGCCGTCAGTGAGCATGGACAAGCTGCTGGGCCTGCACGGGTCGCCGCTGCTGGGCCGCCTGCCGCGCGTGCAGTCCAGCGCCAGCACCGACTCCGCCGTGCATTCCATGTACACGCACAG CGTATACAGCAGTCCGTCGGCCAGCCCGCGACCGTCGCGGCACTACACGCCGTCGCTGTCGCGCAACAACAGCGACGCGTCGCACTCGTCGTGCTATTCCTACAGCTCGGAGTTCTCGCCCACACATTCGCCTGTTCAG AGTCGCCACCCACACGTGGTGTACCGCGAGGCGGCCGTGTTCCCCGCGTCGCCCGCGCACGACGAAGACGCCGACGCGGCCGACGAGCGCCTGCACCACCACCAGGGCATCAGCAGGCAGCAGCTCATCAATAG CCCCTGTCCAATCTGCGGAGACAAAATAAGCGGTTTCCACTACGGCATATTCTCGTGCGAGTCTTGCAAGGGTTTCTTCAAGCGAACGGTGCAGAATCGCAAGAACTACATGTGCCTGAGAGGGGGAAACTGTCCTGTTACCGTGGCAACGCGTAAAAAGTGCCCAGCTTGCAGATTCGACAAGTGCTTGGGATGTGGGATGAAGCTAGAAG CGATAAGAGAGGACAGAACTCGCGGCGGTCGCTCCACGTACCAATGCTCGTACACGCTGTCCGGCGCCGCGTCCACGGGCTCGCTGCTCTCTGCGCACGCGCCGACTACGTTGAGACACGCGTCCAGCCTCACTTGC GTAAATGGCCCTGGGTCGTACAGCAGTCGAGGGGAATCAAGTAACAGCCGACTCACGCCTGACATACCCCCATTATTGcag GAAATAATGGATGTGGAGCATTTATGGCAATACAACGAGTCGGAGCTGAGCCGCATGAGCAAGTCCAGCGGCAGCCCGTCCGCCAACCCGCTGCTGGCGGCCAGCGGCATCACGGCGCAGAACTCCAGCGCCGACTTCCTCGCCGACCTGTGCAACATTGCCGACCACCGCCTCTACAAGATCGTCAAGTGGTGCAAGAGTCTGCCGCTCTTCAAGAACATTTCG ATCGACGACCAGATCTGTTTGCTGATCAACAGCTGGTGCGAGTTGTTGGTGCTGTCGTGCTGCTACCGAGGTGTCAGCACTCCGGGGGAGGTGCGCGTCGGGGGCGGCCGCGGCATCACCCTACACCAAAGTGCCAA ATATGGTCTGACGCCGTGTATAGAGCGCATGCTCAGCTTCACCGACCATTTGAGGCGGCTACGAGTCGACCGATACGAATACGTCGCGCTCAAGGTCATCGTACTGCTCACATCTG acgCGCCGGAGCTACGGGAAGCGGAGAAAGTGCGTGCGTCGCAGGAGAAAGCGCTGGCAGCACTGCAGGCGTACACAGCGGCGCACTCGCCCGACACGCCCGCCAAGTTCGGCGAGTTGCTGCTGCGGATCCCTGAGTTGCAACGAACTTGCCAG TTTTTTATGCAAGTCGGCAAAGAAATGCTCAACCCTGCCAACAAGGGCAAAGACGGTGAGGGGCCAAGTTTCAACCTCCTGATGGAGCTGTTGAGAGGAGACCACTGA